Proteins found in one Hevea brasiliensis isolate MT/VB/25A 57/8 chromosome 18, ASM3005281v1, whole genome shotgun sequence genomic segment:
- the LOC110664555 gene encoding uncharacterized protein LOC110664555: MAAELGPLSLTQLHQQKIAQTQQNLHHQQQNSSSMWNPKQTQEDDDSWEVRAFEEDTGNVMGTTWPPRSYTCTFCRREFRSAQALGGHMNVHRRDRARLHQTVQPPGSINPNSSSTSTSSSTFLIPAQEFSTTGGGLCLLYQLPNPNGVFNPSVMNACAIDSPSTLLSISPCPHNNLIGQSLNYPVATPVINSTHFYSSKAEPAASFDNSNNMFKDLGNGELDLELRLGHRSTSS, encoded by the coding sequence ATGGCTGCTGAGCTTGGCCCTCTCTCCCTGACCCAACTCCACCAGCAAAAAATAGCTCAAACCCAACAAAATCTCCATCATCAACAACAAAACTCATCATCAATGTGGAACCCTAAGCAAACTCAAGAAGATGATGACTCTTGGGAGGTCAGAGCCTTTGAAGAGGACACTGGTAACGTAATGGGTACCACTTGGCCGCCGCGCTCTTACACTTGCACCTTTTGTAGAAGGGAATTCCGGTCAGCTCAAGCACTAGGTGGTCACATGAATGTGCACCGCCGTGACCGCGCTAGGCTCCACCAAACAGTACAACCACCAGGTTCAATCAACCCCAATTCATCATCGACttccacttcttcctcaacttTCTTAATCCCAGCTCAAGAATTTTCCACAACAGGTGGTGGGTTATGCTTGCTATACCAATTACCTAACCCTAATGGGGTTTTCAATCCCTCAGTTATGAATGCATGTGCTATTGACTCACCTTCtactcttctctctatctcaccATGTCCCCACAACAACTTGATTGGGCAATCTCTTAATTATCCAGTAGCAACACCAGTGATAAATTCTACTCATTTTTACTCTAGCAAAGCTGAACCCGCAGCCTCTTTTGACAATAGCAACAACATGTTCAAGGACTTGGGAAACGGAGAACTTGATCTAGAGCTGAGGCTAGGACACAGATCCACTTCATCATGA